In a single window of the Syntrophorhabdaceae bacterium genome:
- the greA gene encoding transcription elongation factor GreA, translating to MKYPITRTGYDNLKKELEFLRNTKRPKILLAIEEARAHGDISENAEYEAAKEELQFLQKKIAELDEAIKNSEIRDVKDSQNGTVDFGYRVCLKNLDTDEEVAYTVVGPYECDIQKGTISISSPLGRALMGKGVGDEVTFSAPGGERTYEVIKVG from the coding sequence ATGAAATATCCCATAACAAGAACGGGGTACGATAATCTCAAGAAAGAGCTTGAGTTCTTGCGGAACACCAAGAGACCCAAAATCCTCCTTGCCATAGAAGAGGCACGGGCGCACGGTGACATCTCTGAGAATGCTGAGTATGAAGCAGCCAAAGAGGAATTACAATTTCTCCAGAAAAAGATCGCAGAGCTCGACGAAGCGATCAAGAACTCCGAGATTCGGGATGTAAAGGATTCTCAAAACGGAACAGTGGATTTCGGATATCGCGTCTGCTTGAAAAATCTCGACACGGATGAAGAGGTTGCCTATACGGTTGTGGGGCCGTATGAATGTGACATCCAGAAGGGGACCATCTCCATAAGTTCACCCCTGGGACGTGCACTCATGGGCAAAGGGGTGGGCGATGAGGTGACGTTTTCAGCGCCGGGGGGAGAGCGGACGTACGAGGTCATCAAAGTCGGGTAG